A window of Gossypium raimondii isolate GPD5lz chromosome 7, ASM2569854v1, whole genome shotgun sequence genomic DNA:
catgtataataTTTGGTATGAAATATGTAACTTTGGATAGGTACCTTTATCGAATTCTTGAATTATTAAGGTATAGAGACTAGATCgtaaaatggtaaaagttcAATCACCGGATAAATTGTAATTGGTATTTGAAGTAATgcttaaaatagaaatttttccaaTATATGAATGTTAGTAGACGGTGACATATACAAAtgaaaagcaataaaaaaggaaataacaGATTTTGTACAAAAAAGGAAGAAgcattgtaattaattttatattgcaAAAAGAATAAATGTTAGTGATGTTGAGGCCTTAATGAATCCCTTAATAGAAAACATGTTACCTTCGTATGGTTTGGGTTTCTACAGTACCTGCATAACTTCTGTTGGTTGTCCATTTCCAGAACATCCATATTGGTGTATATTTAAGTGGAAGTTGGGCGACCTTTCAAGATGCGACGCAAGTTCATGTTCGGGGCCAACTCGAACGGGGCACTGGACACTGGCGACCAGATACTCTCATCTGAAACGGGTAGGAATTGATATCTCCATACGTTGTGCATATGTTTCAGTTTGTAAACATCGTTAATAAAATACATGTACTCAATTTGTACAATAGCATATGTGGCAATTACATGTGCGAATGAGAGTTGAAGTACCTGAAATCTTCTATAACCGCACGTCCCTTCTGGTAGGTCAACACGGTATGATGCCCCTGACATGTCTTGGTCGGGCCTAGAGTACTCTGTGACCCAAAATCTCATGTTTGGACACAAGTGACATAATACATACATAGTGCTCACTCTCTCTACATTTcgtttaatttctttcatgacATCCTCACACCAAACATCACCGCCCACTATCTTCCCAGCATATGTTGCCGCCTGTTTTGGAAATAAGGGAACTAGGcgaaaatatgtttttttggTAATCGAGGTTATCGGTAAATGGCGTATCCACTTCAGTACAGAATTAATGCATTCGGCTAGGTTCATTGTCATGTACCCGTACTGTATACCCTCAGTATACGGTTGTGTCCACTGTTCGAAGGGTGTGTTGGCGAGGTAGTCTGCACGGGCGCTGTTGGTGGTGCGCAAGTTATCCAACATCTCATGGAAACAATGTTGGACGAGCTCGTACCCTGTCGAGAAAAGTATACCCATGAATGCAAACAATATACTCCGTATATGGTTTAGCATAATTGCAGAAATAGTGGAAACTATGTACCTATTTCAATGCATTGATCTTACTTACTTTCCAAAAGATTTTGAGTGGTAATTGGAGCCGAAATGTCTTATACAGTACCTATGGTAGGTGTGATCCCAAAGGCTACCATATCGCTTAATAGTGACCAAAATTTCGGTTTCCTTGTCGAATATGACACATATGCCGGGCTGCAAGCAAACGCAATGGCACAATTAGTTAAGGAAGAAATCCTAATCATCTGCCTTTTCAAAAGGAGTTATTGCAAACGCTATGGCAGAATCCTCTGATTACCATCATGGGCAACGAAAATTAACAACTGATGTTAATACCTCCCGTACAGCCAAATGCCATCAATTTGCACCAAAGGCTTGCAGTGCTGAAAAGCTTCCTTGATCAATAGTCCAAATGAATCAGTGGAATACTCTTTTCCTAAGGATCAAACGACCAACGAGGCATGCTGGGTGCATTTTCAAATCAGTTACGGAACCTGGTACGTATTGATCAAGTACCTGATACCATTGCCACAAATCGTTGTATAACTTGTCCCAGTCGTGATGCAGCTTATCCATAACCTTTTGTTTTGCGACCCATGCCTTGTAATATGATGATGTGTAATCGTACTGGCTACAAATATTGGCAATCAACATAAGGACGAGAACCATGATACTCACTTTCACCATAAGTAAAATTATGTCAGGTATCATGTCGAAGCCTAGCCTCGGATGATCCTGACTTACACTTGCAAATTATGAGTTAAATTTACGCAATTGGAAAAAAACGAAGACCCTGTCAGGTCACATTATGTCAAAAAATCGGGTGATTGCATTGTGCACTTGTTGCAACACAAGTATGTGGACTGGAATACTTCTTTATCATCCACAATCCCATCTTCTTCTGAAAAGATGCCATGATTTTCCATTCGCACATCCTGTCGCGCATTGCGCACTTTCCCTCGAATTCCtttgaacaaaattttgtgACGTGATAGTTCACGCCATTCTTAAAGTTGTACTGTTTTAGTGCAGTaagaaaaatatcattaaaagtaTTGCTTGGTAAGCTAATGATGTAgtgtcattaattttttaaggaataattataaataaatttagggtaaaatacaaaaaatgttCACTTTAAGTATTGCTCGCGTTCTATTTGGTCACTGAACTTTTAAGTTGTTCTATTTTGGTCAATAAACTATTCAAAACCAAAGTTTTTAGTTACCACGTTAATAGCCGTTTGAAATTTAACGGAAGTGCTAAGGTGGCTTTTTTTATTAGtacaataacaaatttagccctttaatgtttacatattctaaaatttgatcttaaatacaaaaatcaacaaattagccctcaatatttacaaaatttatcattttaattcaaattctaaaaaatcaataaacttAGCCctcaacaaattttaatttcttaaaatttacatacaaaaataatatatcaaaataatagtTTGATGCTTATTTCGATTATTCAATCATAATTTCTtgtgaaaaaaatcataaatttgttATCATTGTTTTTCTCTTGGACAAGATAAAATAATGTCAATATTGCAATTTCTTGTTTCATCGCATGCGGtccaataaaagtaacaaatgggaattgaattaaaagtttacagaaatataacaaaatcacAGCAATGGTGCTGCAATTTTTGGAACATGTACAAGTAGAGGTGAAGGATTAAGATGGTGTTTTAagggagtttttttttttttttgggggggggagGAGGGGGTTTGTGGTTACCCAATAGCTTCATCTCTCCTTATTTGTTCTTTTCGAGCCTTTCTAACACCTGTATCATTAGCATTTCTTGCCACAACTAGGTGATATGGCTTGAATCTCCTCTTTGGAGCACCACAAACTGCAAAATCCCATTCAAAAACACAACATTTGGATTTTCACTTGCCCagctaaaaaatcaaaatttgtcatttttgtaaatgttgagcACTCagtttgttgattttttagaatttgaactaaaatgataagttttgtaaatattgagaattgatttgttgaatttttttatatttaggattaaattaatagaatatgtaaacattagagtgttaaatttattattataccaattaaaaaattcatgtttaCACTTTCCTCAAATTTAAAACGATTGTTAACATCTAATGaccaaaaaattgattttaaatagtttagtgaccaaaataaaacgcGAGTAATATTTTAGTGACTAATTTTGCACTTTaactataaatttatttttaaataaatgatattgTTTAATACATTCAGTAATTATATGCATCAATTAAGCAAATATTATGCgataacttaatattttatatatataattcagtatatttaatataataatagaatgattaaatatataaattcattaacCTTTATTAATGTGTCCTGTTTaccaaattttggtatttaaaatagagaaaaaactAGTGTTTAGTCCCtgaaattatcaatatttttatattaatcactgattttaaatattttgatatttaaaatagagaaattgTGTCATGTtatcatttgaaaaatattttaaatatttttaaaattatttaatatataatttttatatttttagattttatttaaaattataaatgataatGTGTCATAATCTCATAATACCTTAAAAGATATTATTAGGTTGAAGAACTAAAATTACTTTAtcccttaaaaaataaaatgcaagttGATGGAAAAAGCTGGATTGAAAATAATGGTAAGTGAGTGGACAACCAAACATTATATCACATTACATTACATAATGTTGAATAGTTTAGAAAACTTTTTAGTTTTGGTGGGATAGGGATAGGCTATTTCACCAAGTCTTGTTGAAGCTTTTTTGGGAATATGCGCACAAGGATGAAAACCAAAATAGaacacatttaattaatagCACCCACTTGAAAATGGACAACCCTTCATTAACTACAACTAAACTTGCAATGCTTTTATTAATTGTGTCACTAATCTTAACCAGATGTGAAACTAGAGAATTATTGAGTAACTCTGGTTGTACAGGAATTCCCTAAGTTTTAACACAAATTCCAAAGATGGGGAAATACAAAGGAGCATACTAATCAAAGCTATTTTCTGGCTTCCCAACCACTTACTCTCCCCTCTTATTTTGTTTAGTTCCTACCTGTGCTTTGTTAGTGAAACATGATAGTTGATGCAACCCAACACAGTAGGGAGATGAAGAAATGAGATGAGATAATTCAAACCCAGTTAAGCTGGGATGCTTGTCCTCTTAGGGTCATGTTCATCAGTCGCTGGAGGATGTGACTAGTGCGATAAGCAGAGAGTACCTAAAGGATCTGTATTCATAGAACATGTTTTACATTAAGCAGAATGAATTGCCACCAGAGAGAGTGGATATGAGATCATCATGCTGCATCAGCATTATCATAATGTTTGACTACTTCAACCTCAAGGTCCAAAATAACAGTAAGCTAAGCTGCCAGAGGCCCTCAAACACTTAACCCTTccttcaaaaattatatattcacgGGTACTACTATATAAATCATGTTTAACAACCCTCTTTTTGGTTACTAAGACAATTGCATGAACCAGAATACTTAAACACGATGAAAGTAATCATTGATAGAAGAAAGGGGAGGTGGATTAATACTTTTTGAGTTACTTTGTtgttttttagattttctaGCATGTACTATAATTAACAAtgtcttataaataataatggaaaaagGGAGTTACCCATGAAGAAGCGTTGAAGCTCTGGAACTAAAGCGAAAGGTGGTAACCAAGAAGGGTTATATTGTTAGAAATAGGCGAAATAGACATGAGCAAGTTTTAGGAGGAAAAGTGTGAAGAAATCTAGAAAGTGAAGAAATAGATTCAAGCTAGAAAGGGAATGAAAAATAGAAGAGCGTACATACGTCAGCTTCCACGTACGGAAAAATATATTGTATCAAttgtatatgtacatatacatatatgaatgcACGGGTATAGGAAGAAATTCAGTTACAAGTTCCAAGAGAAGGATCTGTTTCTTCATTATGGTTTAACCTCAGCCTTGCCGTAGCTGAAGGTTGAGACATCATCCATAAGTAATCCTTCACCTTTGATCCATTCCCAACAAAGATTGGTGCATTCATGGCTCCATCCCTGCTGCTCATGGGAAATTATCCAGTTTTCTATGTCACGGGTAACTTGCATGATCACATCAGCTACAGTAGACATGTTTTTTAAGCATATAATAATACTAGCTAACATCCTAGCTACCTTCTCCTTATATGTAGAAAAGATGCAAGCTTGCACAATTATGGCAACAAACTAGCGTTTGGATTGTTAAGGAGAGAAATAAAGCACATTACTATGTCTGACTAAGGCTCATCATGTTGAGCAGGAGGAGGATAAGCTAAGAGGTTTCCTTACACATAGGGTTCAGCTGTTTTTTCTCTTAAGCCAGAATCCTCGAGTAGGCTTCAGAAGCTGCTTCAACAGTGCCATTTTGGGAACATTCCAGTGCTCCACGTGCCTGAAATGATTCCATAAAAGgataggtaagttcgtaaggTAAGTACAAGACAGTGAAAGGAAATCTTCTCCAATTCTCCTCATTACTTGTTACCTGCATACTTTTCCAGAGCGTGCATCAAAAAAATACTCTGTATATCCAGTAGCTGCAAAGAATCTTAAAGCATTAAGCAAGCATGTGGATTCATATTGATGTGATGTCTTCAATGCCTGCGACCAGTACTGAACATGCCACCAAAAGTACCAATTACATACCAGAAAGAATAGGCCTCCAAGGAAATGACATTACACAACTAAATCGCCAGTGTCCCACTCCTTTGTTCTGCATGACAACATAAAGAAAGTTGTTCATAGTTCGGTTACATTGATGATGGTAGCAAGTAATGACACAAGTAGTGTAAATCGCACTGACCTCCAAGTCCTCCCACTTCATAAGTTTCATATTTGACTTCTCAATAAGAGATCCGAAGTTGGTGCAGTTCCTTTTGAAACGCCGAAGCCCTTTGAAGGAACCAGCTGGATCAGCGAACTCACAATCCTCTTCGTATGCATCAAGTGTAAGTTGCCCTGATTTCAACACAAAGATATTTATAGCTATTTCCTTCCTGGGACAATGAATGAAGGCCATCAAATTGTACAGACCAAAGAGATTTTGAGTGGATTTACTGAGCTTTGATTTTCATGTACCAGTGACAAAATATGATCTTTCAAAGTCATCTTTGATGGTTTGAATGACTGCAGTACGATCAATAGCTCCTGACCCATCTAAGCCAAGCTTAAGGTCTTTCTGGGCAGCTTCTTCAACCTTTGAGGGTGACCGGATATAAGAAGCAGCAATACCCAAAAGCTCGGAACCATACCAGGCTACCTTGAGAAGAACATTTTCGGGTGCAGATTCTTGTGTGGTGGTGGGTAAATTGCTCTTGGAGTTTTCTCCGTTGCATCTAATTGTGTATACGTTGCGGCTATAGTTTTGCCGGAGAAGGATGCACTGATGCTGTGACTTGACGTGGGGAACGGTGCAAGCGAAGGAAGGGATGACCGCCATTCCAGAGTTGAGGATTGGTGACTGCAAAGACTAAAAGCGGTTTCTTTTAAATATCTCGTTCCTTAGTGAACGATGGCCACAGAAACATCTCCATACAAAATTCcagaaaatggagaaataaaagtaacataattACGACAGCAAGCACTGGATCCAGGGCTTGGGCTCTTGGTTTCCATATTTTCTTGGCTATATAGAACGGGCCGCAAATTATCgaatttttccttttgcttggtgcaaattatgaaaataacatgatcATGGCCACCAAAGCCCAATGCATGCAGTTTAACAGTggatttgagttaaatttaattgaCATTGAACCTCAGCCGAGTAACAAGGCTATAAACAGGATGGGTACCCTGAAGTTAAGCTGAGTAGAAACTGTAATTTCGGGAACaagaaaattgataaatgataaattctTTTACATTGAACTCAGTAGTCAGTACAGAATCGAATCCCAGATTGGAACTACCCTAAACGATGATATAATACAACCAAATCACCTGCATTTAATCATTCTTTAGGGCATACCTTCACAAAATGATGCAATGCACAATTTGACAACAAAATGGTACAAACATCTTTTTTGCCCTTTAGCAGGAGGAAACTCTCATCTCCGGCCACCCTTGGCACCCTTGCCACCTTTCCTGTCAAAGTGGTGAGCCCTCAGCTTCTTCTTGCGTTGTTGGGCTGCAggaccaccaccaccaccaccttcTCTAAAAGGCATACCCATTAGGGCCAATAGCTTCTGGCCTTCCTTATCGGATTTAGCTGTTGTCGTGATGCAAATATCCATTCCTCTGGGTTTACCAAGTGCATCAAACCTGATCTCCGGGAACACACTCTGTTCACGAATTCCGACACTGTAGTTTCCATGTCCATCAAAACTATTAGGATTTAAACCCTGGAAATCCCTCGTCCTAGGAAGCCCCAAGTTAATGAGCCGATCTAGGAATGAGTACATAACCTGTCAAATTAGCCACCAACCATATAGCAAATGGTTTCAGCATTTAAATGtgcaaaagaaaacataattctGTTAACAAGATGGCAAATCAATGCAACAAAGAGAACTAAACCTAAAGAAATAAGTTGTGAGCTCAATATTACAGCACGATGACAAGTGATTCACACAAATATACAACTGATAGAAAGGCTTTAAACCACATATTTGGGTAGGTTAAGTCAAGGAGCATAGCATAGTTAAGATCTCCTTTTCCTTTACTCCCCCTTACAACAGATCTGCTATAGTTGAATGTGTATTGGTCACAATCATAGCAATATCCGTACTTTATCATCTAAAGAATTCATAATATCTTCCAGTACCAGTGTTCCTAAGCACATTTAAGCAAATGTAACATAAAATCTTTCACTGACTGTCAAAGAAGAGGATTGCTCTTGCCTGTTATATCTGCAATTACAATCAGCTGTGTACTACCGCTATTAGTCCATGCCAAATCGAAACCACAATTGCTTTACTGCTAATACTTCTTTAACCAAAAGCAATGCTAATGTGGGGATTAGCTCAGAAGcaatgaattatataggaaaaacaGACACTGCACACAATTATACATTCAAATTTCAGTAATGGGAATAAAGTAAGCTTACATTTCCTCTAAGAGTAACGGCGATTCCAAGTGGTTGACCTTCCCGTATCTTGAAAGTAGCAATAGAATTCCTGGCTCGCGTCTTCACAGGTCTTTGCCCCGTTATCAATGCCATCTCGTTCATTGCGGCTTCCAAGCCTTTCGCGTTCTGGGCAGCATCTCCAATCCCACAATTCACCACAATCTTTTCAAGCTTTGGAACCTACTAACCCAGAACCCCCACATTCCAAAACCTTAATACATAAGaagcaaaaaatatataagaaattaagtCCATTATTAATTTACCTGGTGAATATTGGTGTACTTGAACTCTTCTTTAAGCAAAGGAATAATTTTGTCTAGGTAAGTAGTTTTGAGACGGTAGGGTTTTTCGGCTTCCGATTTATCCACCAACACAATCTCTCCCGTTGCCCTCACCGAAACGACGCCGGCGTATCCATTTCTGGGGTTAGCGTAGGGCAGGCGCGCGGAGAATGGTGGTGCAAGGAAAGGGGAGGGGCCGTGGAAGGAGGAGGATGTGGATTGTAAGAGCGAAGGAGACGCCATGAAGAAACAAGTTGGGATTGGGTTTTTCAGCTAAACGCTTATCCAGAACCGATTATGTGTGGAGCTTCGAATGATAGAGGTTTATGCGTGCTGGAAAATGGCATGgctatttgatttatttacgAGAATGCCTCTCATTCAAGTAGTCTGGTATGGTTTTTTTAGGTTATTTCCAAGGGCCATTATTTGGAATTGGATTGATTCATTTTTCTATGAATTAGGAGTAAACTACGAAGGCTACATTAAAATAGTTCCGAtcttattttggtatttttttttgtcacaatTATTCGAATTGGTCATTGTCATTACAATTTTCGTTAATTCACTAACAGAATAATGATatgacacttttttttttaacttttgactAAAGTTAGGGAACtctttataattaattcaaaacacttttttttttgtttatttgcaaTATAAAGATTTCAATGGTGGCATCATCAACATTTAAATCCTCCTTAAGAAGAGAGAATCCAACAATGACAACTATGGACAACGATGGACCATGACTATGGCCCCACCCTTTTCAATGAGCCTACTTGCCATAATAACACCATCGGCCACCCTATCGCCATCGACTACCACGGGTGTCAAGGTCTTGCCATGATTGATGACTGAAACTCTAGTTCATTTGTCAAGAAAGTGATCAACATTTTCCCCAGAGTGTTCTCTTTTCAACATTTCTTGAATTGGATTTTCATAGTCTCAATAGGATTACTAGTCGCCTCTAACACTCTCTTTGTGTAAGGAATAACCACTAGCCAAGAGTTGCCAAATGCCTAATCAGGTAACTCAGATGTACTTGACTGAACGGCCCGTAAAACAATTTTGGTAGCTTTTAtatgcttctttttcttttttttttcgttgTAGCTCAAATGTACCTAATGCCTTCAATCTCAACCGTATATAAATATCTAGATAATCGCCCCAATACTTCATCCTTCTGGCATCGATATAATAGCATTACATAATTGATCTTCAATGCATACTCCTGTAGTAGATTCTTGTGTCACAaggctagaactttagtctaGCAAATCGCGCGGCATTAGGCGATTCCTTTACTTCAAATCCACCTCAGTCAGTCTAACTctcaaaagatgaaaatttacaaCAAAAATACACTAAGGCACAAAACTAAAGCGAAACACGAATCGAACAGAAAAATCTCAAGAAAGCAATGCACAGAAGGTGTTTGAGCAAATGTTCTGAAATATATTCAATAACTATGAATGAGACTAATAGAAAGattaaaaatgaagaagaatgttggaaaaaatccagTTTGAAAAAGGTTTTTGCACAttggaaagttaaaattttgaaaatcgagtcaatttgtgatatttataataataatccCTTTACTGAAATTAGACTTGTGTTTTCGACTCAACGGATCCTTGTCATTCTCGACTTTCAATCGAATGATCTTttccgctattctcgtaccacgaactatTTTGAGAGCGGGCTCAAACGAATttgaatcaaacacagaaccaaaAATAGTATACCTTACTTTTAGTGGGAAAGTGAATTCTCTCTCACTAGAAATCGATAGAATCGTTATTCTGGAAATagaatttgtatttaaaaaataaattctcactattttcaaGCAGAATAAAAGTATCTTAACATTGTATATTTAACTATATCGGTGCTATTTATTTATAAGGAGAAGAGGtaaaacccttgttgaattgtagaagtctatttcaatagaaaaatgaaCTTTTAGTCTAACTAGGATTAGGGAGACAAACCCTAGTTTGTTTAAACTAGGGTTTGTGGCCCCTCTCTTTAAACATGAAGGGCTTTTGGACATCTCCCATATCGAgcccaattacaagtacttcctgGACTTTTAactcaatactttataattcaattcaatctgattcaatatttgtttttctatttctcaaaataaacatcttaaattaatctaaattaattaatttctcaattaaataattttctcaacccaattttaattcgttaaaatcatgacgactttaccataaaaaatccgtgagaaaatatatttaatatttctacattcaatagACTTACCATgaccaataaatttatttctatttttgaactttaattatttaatcaattaaataataatttaaaaaccataaattcattttcGAGGTCATTTCCATTTAAAGAAagccacattcatttccaaatgtttctcacttctctaactttaccatttttattcatttatgtttatttgattcaacatacaattcatttatggttttatCGAGCTAACAGATGGAACAATTGGACATAGgtgattagggctcaaataatttataattaagttccaacttttcatctattaattgtaaattcatttagtcatgaatttattccactatagtatcgtgactaagctctccctaatgacataccattacgaaagcaacttgattagtgctcgtccaatgaccttgtcataagtgtgttatcctcataggatatcattaatctctttgggataaattcattctcccaatatgatcctattttatctcacggtaactattacatcttcttttatgaaaagtcaattactatcaaataataatcaagtCGTTTGTCACAAAGGAGAACGACCCGtagccacatttacttttcatcaaccatgtaatgtcaatgagaggatatcatt
This region includes:
- the LOC105796575 gene encoding uncharacterized protein LOC105796575, with the protein product MAVIPSFACTVPHVKSQHQCILLRQNYSRNVYTIRCNGENSKSNLPTTTQESAPENVLLKVAWYGSELLGIAASYIRSPSKVEEAAQKDLKLGLDGSGAIDRTAVIQTIKDDFERSYFVTGQLTLDAYEEDCEFADPAGSFKGLRRFKRNCTNFGSLIEKSNMKLMKWEDLENKGVGHWRFSCVMSFPWRPILSATGYTEYFFDARSGKVCRHVEHWNVPKMALLKQLLKPTRGFWLKRKNS
- the LOC105796565 gene encoding 50S ribosomal protein L5, chloroplastic encodes the protein MASPSLLQSTSSSFHGPSPFLAPPFSARLPYANPRNGYAGVVSVRATGEIVLVDKSEAEKPYRLKTTYLDKIIPLLKEEFKYTNIHQVPKLEKIVVNCGIGDAAQNAKGLEAAMNEMALITGQRPVKTRARNSIATFKIREGQPLGIAVTLRGNVMYSFLDRLINLGLPRTRDFQGLNPNSFDGHGNYSVGIREQSVFPEIRFDALGKPRGMDICITTTAKSDKEGQKLLALMGMPFREGGGGGGPAAQQRKKKLRAHHFDRKGGKGAKGGRR